The genomic window TTAATGCCCCACCGCTCGAACTGATCCAGGGCTTCCTCCATCTGGCTCTCCAGGGTTTTCCAGACGACCCAGAGGATGAGCCCCACGTTCTTTTGGCGCGCGTAGGCCGTTAGCTCGTCCATGTCAATCTCTGGATTGACCTCCAGAAGGTTTCCGAGCTTGTACCACCCCTCGTCCAAGATGACGTATTCGATGCCGTAGCGGGCAGCGAAGTCGATGTAGTACTTGTATGTGGCCGTGTTCACCCCCGCCCGGAAGTCGACGCCGTAGACATTGAGCGCATTCCACCAGTCCCAGGCAACCTTGCCCGGCTTGATCCACGAGGTGTCGTCCAGCTCGAGCGGGCGCGCGAGCTTGTAGACCATCTGGCTTTCTACGAGGTCGCCGTCGCGGTCCGCAATGACCAGCACCCGCCAGGGGAACGCGCGCTCGCCACGGGTCCTGGCCAGAAAGTCCGCCCGGCGCGTCGGCACGATGTCCCGGTCGTTAAGGGCACTATCCTGCAGAACGTAGCGCGGGAAAAGGCCCACCAAACACGTCGGCGACTCGGCTGATCCCGCCAGGTACATCCCCGGGTAATCCTCCAAGTCGGACTCGGTGATGGCGATCTTTGGCCCCTGAGGAATCTCGACGAGCGCGGGCAGCGAACAGAAACGGCCGGGACCGATCTGGCTCAGGGGAATGTGCAGGTAAAGCCTCTCCGAGTGCGAGACAAAGCTTTCCTCCTCGGGGAAGTACGTCGTGCAGTCCATGGGGAATCGGAACGTGGCCTCCTCGTTCTTGACAATGATTTCCCCCGGAAGACGGGTGACGAAGCGATAGGCCACGCCGTCATTATAGGCGCGGAAAATCACGGAGAAGCCCTCGCGGAAGTGCAACGTAAGCTCTCGGCAGTGGTCGACGACCTCGGCCGACTTCTCTCGGACCACGGGGCGGATTATCTGATGGATCTCCTGTCGACTCGTGCGGAGAAGCTTGGAGCCTCGCCCCAGAACCGTGCCATCCCCGAGGGTCAGGGAAATGCGGGAGGGCGAAACGATTTCGCGTCCGTCGTGGCGTACCGCATAGGTGATCGTTGGGCCAATGCGGATGATCACCTGCGTGCGCCCATCCGGAGAGGAAAGGGAGAGTTCTCCTGCTCGGCCATTTACGAAGAGCCCTGCGACCAGGGCAAAGAGAAGCCGATACATCATCCTACGCAAACCTCTCATGGTCCTTCCTCCCTGCCTTTATCGATGCGCAACTGCGGAGTCGTTAGCGATGGTCGGCATTATCGGTCGCCGCCTCTTCCCCGCTTTGCCCGACTCTTGGGAACTGACATCTTCCCGGGGTCCGTGCGATCTCCCTGCACCAATGCGCTGATCGGGTCCTCGTCTCTGGTGGGACAACCCAATCCTCCAACTCGGCTCCGCGGCCTGGACAGGATAGATAACTCTCCTCTTGCGGTCAAGGGGAACTTTCTTTGGAACGGACAAATCCGCCCTGATCGCCCTCGGTCATCAAGTGCCTCTTGGAGACTGGGCGCAACAGGTATCGTACTGGAACTCCGGACTGAAAGAATCGCGGGGATTCCGCAATCAATCTGTAGCAAGCCCTCTTAGCCCTCGCCGACCGAGGCAACTCGCGTCCACCGGACGCCACTGCCTTGGGTCCGACGGACACCGTTGCCGCCATCGCCTGATTTGATTCCACCCACAGGGTAGCCTCAACAGCTGCGCGACTGCTTGGAGCCCGGAAGCGTGTGCGTCGCCGACCTCGATCCTGCTAGGCTTAACGCCAGGCAGCCCAGCCCGTCTTCAATGACTGGAGGGACAGCGCAGATACCAATCGACCCATTTCGCCTCCCGAGCGGTAATGATCGAACACAGCCTGTATGTGCGGCCGGCGTTGGTCCGAAAAGGAACCCTGGAGAACCTCAACCGCAGACTCTCCCCGCTTAGCGTCGACGTGCGCTCTGGTAGAAGCGCGTTTCTCCTGTGCCTACTGCCGGACCGGTGGCCGTCCAAGAAGACGATCAGGCTGCTGCGTGTCTTGCGGCGCTGCGGAACGACTACGGCCTCTCCCCCATGGTCTGAAATCGCAGCAGGAACGTCGCTGATCGGGAGGCTTTGGAAACGGAAACCCCCGATAGGTTACGGCGACGAAAAAAGCTATTGCCTTCGCCGCGCGGAGATAATATCTTTATTTGGACTTGGAGCGCGGGCGAGTCCGCAACCCTTCCGACAAGGAGCCCGCCCTACCGCTTGCGGTGCGAATCCTGCCCGACGTTTCGCCTGCCGCTGGATGACACGTATTCCTGTGACCTCGTTGGTTCTCGTCCGAAGTCCGCTTGTGGGGTGTTCATGAGCCAGGGCTCACTCCCCCGCGAGAGAGCGCCGGATTGCCCTTGCGGCCTAAGAGAAGGGCCAGGTGGAGCACTTGGCTATTCACCCCATCGAACGTGACTGGGGCACGGGATCACAGTGGATGCCCCAGACCCCGTGCGGAGGGGGATGAGAACATCGCTCCTGCAAGAGGCAACTCTGAGGAACGCAGTTCGCCGAGCTCCGTGACTCCATCGCCTCTGCACAAGAGAGAGGTCTGAGATACTCAGCACCACTTCCGGACGAGAAGAAAAGACGGGGATCCTCGCCAGCGGACCAAGCAGATGATCGCGAAGGGAGTGATCGCAGGCCTGTCAAGTCGATCACGGGACGGGACTCTCAAGCGGGTGGAGAACGCACGGATCGGAAGAAGGCGTAGTACGGGATGTGAGGCTCGACCGTAGGCTCCGAACGCAAGCCGGGGGGCAAGGGAGCGAGGGCTTCAGCCCAGCGGGGCATTTGTCAGGAGGTTGGGGAAAGCCAGCGAGGAGGTCTGCCATGACCCTCAGTCGATCCAAAACACAGGAGACATCTCGGGGCAAATACTCGCGTCGGCCCGATCTCCGCCGGATAGACAGGGAGAGAGTGCAATTGCACGCGTTCGGTCTCCTCATGGTCCTTCTCTTGGCCGGAAATTTGGTTCGGAGCGGATCCATCGGGTGTAACGGCCGGAATCCCAACCTTGGACCTGAAATCACAGAAAGGGGTTCGGCGACGGGCCTGGCTATTTCTCTTAAGGCCCTCCAGGAGCAGCTAAGGGCCTCAGCGGCCCCAGCAGCGGAAAACCTTTTTGGAATTACCAAAGTCATCGGGGCTGTTGCCGATCCTGTCCAGCACGATTTGATCCTCCTGGGAATTCAAGACTCGACGTTACCAGCCTTGTATCTGGACGACTTCGTGGTGGCATTACGGAACGCTCGGCTCGTATATGCCGAGAGGGAACCTGGAGTCATTCGTTACACGCCGCCTTCCTGTTCCATTGACCCCCAGGCCGAAACGTTGGCAAACCTTGAGGTTGTTAAGCGCCAGATCAACGCCACGATGGATACGGCGGAAGTGGAGAGTTTGCTGCACACCTGGAATAACACCTGCTCCGAGCAGCAATCCGTGCGCATATGGGGGGTGCCGAGAAACTGCCGCTTTGCCCGGGTCATGGTAGAAGCCGATTACTTCATGAAGAGGGTTGCTGATGGGTCGGCCTCGTTCAGCGTCCAAGGGTTCCAAAGCCTATCGGACATGATGGCGGATGCGGCCACAGCCGCAATCCTGAGCAATCAACCCGTCTCAGTAGGATCGATGAATCGGTTTTGGTTTGCGGCTGGTGAGGTGCGTCTCGCAGCGGAAGGGAACATCACCACATTTTCCAAATGCCAGGTACGCCTGTTAACCGAACAGGAGTATCTTGCGGAGGGTGGAGAAACGGTCGGGACGGGCCGAGCCGATCCCTTGGCGCAGAAGTTCGCCCAGCGCTTCACGGAAAAATATTCCGAGATCGCTAAGGAGGCGCCCATCTACGCAGAACCCCAGGCGTTATTTCGGCTCTTCGCACTGGTCAAGGCTCTTGAGCACAGGAACCTGCTGACCGGGTCGGGTTGCGACCTCTCCTACCTGATTCAAGAGTATCCGCTCAAGGAAGTGCCGGTGCCGGAGACGCTCCCAGGCATTTCCAATGTCAAGAAAGTACGCATTGAACGTCAGATCTCCGGTGGGTCTCTCTTGATCCTTCTCTGGTTACCCTCTTGTGGGGGCGTTTCGATGGACGTCAGTATTGGCCCTGCCACCTTCCCCGCATTGAGTCCTGCGGACCGCCAGATGCTTCGGGAAATGGGCAAGAACGTACAGCAGTCCAGACCTTCCCTAGACGCAGCCTTTTGGCCCTTCGTCATTCCTATTAGCCCCGACAAGTTTGGCCAGATTCCGCTCCGTTCCGAATCGAAACTGGGTTAACGTGCGGCAGGGCCGGGGATGCCCAATCAGATAATTACAACCCTCGATTCTCGGAACACTCTGCGGATCTGCCGGATCTCCCGCGGGGGGATGGGCGAGGTGTACAGGGCCCAGAGGATGGAGGACAACCGGGTGTACGCCCTGAAAATACCGCTTTTCGACATGGATAGCCTCAGGTGGCATGTGGGCGGTCCGCTCAAGGTGCCGGAAGTTGCCAGCATGCTTCGAATGTTCATCTGGGAAGCCCAGGTTTGGATCACCCTGGGCAAACATCAGAACATCGTTCAAGCCCACTGGTTCGAATGGCTACCGGGATATCGACCAGGGATCCTCGTGGAATATGTTCAGGGGGAAAGAACCCTGAGAGATTGGGTGGGGAAGGCCCACGTGCACGGTGGACTGCCGGCAGTAATCCAGATCTGTGTGCAAGTCCTTACAGGACTGATCTACGCAAAGGAGCAGTTTACGGCGGAGTTTGGGACCGAATTTGCTCACCGTGACATGAAGCCCGAGAACGTAATGCTCACTGCGGACGGTCTTGCTAAAGTTACCGACTTCGGCCTGGCAAGAAGGGGAGTCAATGATGCTGTGCAATGCGGGACCCCACCCTACATGGCTCCGGAGCAATGGAAAAGAAACGAGACCGATGAGCGAACCGATGTGTACGCTGTCGGATGCATGATCTTCGAGTTGCTGACAGGCACCCCGCCATTTCGAGAATACGATAGGCGTGTATTGGAAGCCAGACACCTGGGAGAACGTCCCTCCCTCCCCCCAAAAACAAACTGGGGAGAAGAAATCCCGCAGGACTTGCATCGCATCCTGATGACCTGTCTCGAAAAGAACAAGGACAAGCGGTTTACCTACAACGAACTAAGAGATCGCTTGCGGTATCTCTACTACTGTTTGACTGGCCAGAATCTTTGTCTCCGCGACAGGGGCGAATTCCTGGACGCCGAAGACCTGTCAAGAAAGGCCGTAGCTCTTGCCCGCCTGGGCAAACTGAATCGCGCCTTCGATTGCATCAATGAAGCAATCCGGCTATGCCCTCGTGAGCCGAAATACTACGTGGACCGAGGGGCGTTTTTCTTCGAAACCCCTAGGTATAGCGAAGCCTTGGGAGAATTCGATCGAGCCCTTGCTCTGGATCCCCGGTTGTCGAAGGCAATACTAGGGAAAGCGCATATACTGGCTATCAGGGGGTCCTACCGGGATGCGTTGGTTCTTTACCGTACCGTCCAGCTTATCGACCCGTACATGCCGGAAGCGTACCTCGGTCTGGCAAACACCTTCGCCTTCCTGGGAGAATACAGCCGCTCCCTGGAAGCCTATCGTCAGGCAGAACGCTTAGGGAGACCGGCGGAAGCGCACTTGGGAATGGGAAACGTCTACTGGCTCGCAGGCGATCTCCAGAAGGCCGAGCGCGAATACCATATCGCTATCGATCACAATCCGTTCGACGGCAGGATATACACGCAGCTCAAGCGGTTTTATGAAGCACAGGATCGGACGGAGGAAGCGAAAAAGTACGGGCGCCTGGCTCGTGAGCTGCAGTTATTCGCACCACCACTGGAAGAGCGTCCGGCGCCGACCTGAGTAGCTGGAAACAGACCACTGGACGGATCTCCAACAGGAAGAGGGGGGCCGAGTAGTGCGCTGAGGCCAACGGTGCGTGTTCCCCCGAGAAGGGGCCCTCGCAATAGGC from candidate division KSB1 bacterium includes these protein-coding regions:
- a CDS encoding glycoside hydrolase family 97 protein; this translates as MRGLRRMMYRLLFALVAGLFVNGRAGELSLSSPDGRTQVIIRIGPTITYAVRHDGREIVSPSRISLTLGDGTVLGRGSKLLRTSRQEIHQIIRPVVREKSAEVVDHCRELTLHFREGFSVIFRAYNDGVAYRFVTRLPGEIIVKNEEATFRFPMDCTTYFPEEESFVSHSERLYLHIPLSQIGPGRFCSLPALVEIPQGPKIAITESDLEDYPGMYLAGSAESPTCLVGLFPRYVLQDSALNDRDIVPTRRADFLARTRGERAFPWRVLVIADRDGDLVESQMVYKLARPLELDDTSWIKPGKVAWDWWNALNVYGVDFRAGVNTATYKYYIDFAARYGIEYVILDEGWYKLGNLLEVNPEIDMDELTAYARQKNVGLILWVVWKTLESQMEEALDQFERWGIKGIKVDFMQRDDQEVVNFYWRVAREAARRRMIVDFHGSHKPTGLRRAYPNVLTREGVRGLEWSKWSDGASPDNAVTLPFIRMLAGPMDYTPGAMWNATRDQFRPIFTLPMSQGTRCHQLAMYVVYESPLQMLADSPTHYLREPECMEFLAKVPTVWDETRVLDARVAEYIVIARRHGAEWWVGAMTNWTPRDLVVDFSFLGKGTYQMYAYQDGINADRCAMDYKRVAKTIDSGHREAIHLAPGGGWAARIVPVKP
- a CDS encoding DUF1598 domain-containing protein — protein: MHAFGLLMVLLLAGNLVRSGSIGCNGRNPNLGPEITERGSATGLAISLKALQEQLRASAAPAAENLFGITKVIGAVADPVQHDLILLGIQDSTLPALYLDDFVVALRNARLVYAEREPGVIRYTPPSCSIDPQAETLANLEVVKRQINATMDTAEVESLLHTWNNTCSEQQSVRIWGVPRNCRFARVMVEADYFMKRVADGSASFSVQGFQSLSDMMADAATAAILSNQPVSVGSMNRFWFAAGEVRLAAEGNITTFSKCQVRLLTEQEYLAEGGETVGTGRADPLAQKFAQRFTEKYSEIAKEAPIYAEPQALFRLFALVKALEHRNLLTGSGCDLSYLIQEYPLKEVPVPETLPGISNVKKVRIERQISGGSLLILLWLPSCGGVSMDVSIGPATFPALSPADRQMLREMGKNVQQSRPSLDAAFWPFVIPISPDKFGQIPLRSESKLG
- a CDS encoding serine/threonine-protein kinase is translated as MPNQIITTLDSRNTLRICRISRGGMGEVYRAQRMEDNRVYALKIPLFDMDSLRWHVGGPLKVPEVASMLRMFIWEAQVWITLGKHQNIVQAHWFEWLPGYRPGILVEYVQGERTLRDWVGKAHVHGGLPAVIQICVQVLTGLIYAKEQFTAEFGTEFAHRDMKPENVMLTADGLAKVTDFGLARRGVNDAVQCGTPPYMAPEQWKRNETDERTDVYAVGCMIFELLTGTPPFREYDRRVLEARHLGERPSLPPKTNWGEEIPQDLHRILMTCLEKNKDKRFTYNELRDRLRYLYYCLTGQNLCLRDRGEFLDAEDLSRKAVALARLGKLNRAFDCINEAIRLCPREPKYYVDRGAFFFETPRYSEALGEFDRALALDPRLSKAILGKAHILAIRGSYRDALVLYRTVQLIDPYMPEAYLGLANTFAFLGEYSRSLEAYRQAERLGRPAEAHLGMGNVYWLAGDLQKAEREYHIAIDHNPFDGRIYTQLKRFYEAQDRTEEAKKYGRLARELQLFAPPLEERPAPT